In Candidatus Syntrophosphaera sp., the genomic stretch AGAATGTAAAGCCCCTCCCCATCGAGGTCCACGCGCCGGGTTTTGATCAGATGGAAAGCTCCAGCATGCGGGTTAGCGAGCGCAGGGCCTTGGTGGCGATCTCGGGATCCACCGTCACCTCGTGCTGCTCCTTGTCCAGGGATTCCAAAACATGGTGCAGGGTGGTTTTGCGCATGTTGACACAGCGGGCCAGTGTGTTCAGGGCCTCCAGCTGTTTGTGGGGATAGATGTGCTTCAGATAGTCCGTGAAAGCCGCTTCGGTGGCGATGATCAGCTTGTCGTGGTCGCTGGCGTATTTCATCATCCCGCCTGTGGAAAGCACATGGTCCGCTGCTTCCACGATGTCCTCGTCGCACTCCGGATGGGCCAGCAAGGTGAAGCCGGGATGCAGCTCGCGGATCTTGAGCAACTGCCTGTGCTGAAAGCCCCATTCGTGCACCGGGCAGTAGCCTTCCCAGACGATGACCTTGCGTCCGCTTTGCCGGCCAGCCCAGGTTCCCAGGTTCTTGTCCGGAACGAAGAGGATGGTCTGGTCTTTGGGAAAGGATTTGAGGATCCTGACCGCGTTTGAGGAAGTGCAGCAGACGTCGCTTTCGGCCTTGACCTCGACCGAGGAATTGACATAGCAGACCACCGCGGCGCCTGGATGTTGGGCTTTGAAACCACGCAGCTGCTCCGCCGTGATCATGTCCGCCATGGGGCAGCCCGCGTCCTCGGCCGGGAGCAGGATCTTCGCCCCGGGATTGAGGATAGAAGCGGTCTCCGCCATGAAGCGCACCCCGCAGAAAACGATCAGCCGGGCCTTGCTCTGCTGCGCCAGGATCGAGAGCTGCAGTGAATCCCCCCGGAAATCGGCAATGTCCTGGACCGCGATGGCTTGATAGTTGTGGGCCAGGATCAGGGCGTTCTTTTCCTGGCGAAGCCTGTTAATCTTGTCTATGAGTGTCATGGCAAACCTCCCTTCATTCCCCCGTATGCCCAAATCCGCCTTCGGAACGGCTGCTGTCTTCAAGCTCGGGAGCTTCCTCAAAATCGGCGCAGACCACAGGGCAGATGACGATCTGGGCAACGCGCATGGTGGGCTGGATGATCACGGTCTCGGCGGAGGCGTTGATCAGGATGACCTTGAGCTCGCCCCGGTAGTCGGAATCGATCGTGCCGGGCGAATTCAGCACCCCCAGTCCCCTGTGCAGGGCCAGTCCGCTGCGGGGTCGGATCTGCCCTTCATAGCCAGTCGGAATCTCCACCGCGATGCCTGTGGGGATGGCGGCCCTGTCCCCGGGCTCGAGGACCTCGGATCTGGCCAGATCGGCGCTCAGGTCCCAACCCACGCTGTGGTCGGTCATCCTCTTGGGCGGAATGGCGGTCGGGGTGAGCAGTTTATAGCGTATCTTCATGATTTGCGGTTAAGCAGGTATTCTGCCACGATATCCAGCAGCAGCGCCTTTTCTCCCAAGGCGGAAATGCTTTCCCGGGCTTGGGCGATCAGCTCCTGGGCCTTGCGCTTGGATTCCGCGATCCCATACACGGAAGGGTAGGTCGCTTTCTGGACATGGGCGTCCTTGCCGACCGTCTTGCCCATCTCGTCGGGATCGCCTTCGATGTCCAGCAGGTCGTCTACGATCTGGAAAGC encodes the following:
- the dut gene encoding dUTP diphosphatase, with amino-acid sequence MKIRYKLLTPTAIPPKRMTDHSVGWDLSADLARSEVLEPGDRAAIPTGIAVEIPTGYEGQIRPRSGLALHRGLGVLNSPGTIDSDYRGELKVILINASAETVIIQPTMRVAQIVICPVVCADFEEAPELEDSSRSEGGFGHTGE
- the nadA gene encoding quinolinate synthase NadA, whose amino-acid sequence is MTLIDKINRLRQEKNALILAHNYQAIAVQDIADFRGDSLQLSILAQQSKARLIVFCGVRFMAETASILNPGAKILLPAEDAGCPMADMITAEQLRGFKAQHPGAAVVCYVNSSVEVKAESDVCCTSSNAVRILKSFPKDQTILFVPDKNLGTWAGRQSGRKVIVWEGYCPVHEWGFQHRQLLKIRELHPGFTLLAHPECDEDIVEAADHVLSTGGMMKYASDHDKLIIATEAAFTDYLKHIYPHKQLEALNTLARCVNMRKTTLHHVLESLDKEQHEVTVDPEIATKALRSLTRMLELSI